TCGGCAGCAGTCCGATGGCCGCGAGCACGAGGTAACAGACGGCGATGAGGAGGCGCAGCCCGATGGCGCGCGGCCAGTAACCAGGGTCGACAGCTTCCTGGAACGGCTCCTGCGTGCCGTGCCGGGACGGGTGCGCCGCCGGGATCTTCGCTGCGCTCTCGATATGCGTATGCGTGGACGGTTCGAGCATGGTAATCGTGCCGTCGGCCGTGCTGCCCGCACTGCAGGCTCTATCTGTCAGGATCAGGTTCGGCATTGAGCGGTGATCGTTTGAGACTCGTTAGTACGTTGATTTTCGCTTGAACGGCGCGCCAAGGGGCATGAAGATGGGTGCCAGCACCCCCGGCCGGGATGGGCGGATCGGAGGCGAACGCCAGCATGTCTGCTGTCGAAACCAGTGAGTCCGTGGCCGCCACGCCACAAGAGTTCTTCGACGCGACGTTAGCGACAAGCCAGATCGCGGGCTACGGGGAGTGGCACCCGGCATTCATCGGCGCCGGGCTGCGCATCGTGCGCCTGACGGAGGGCGCCGGCACCGCCTTCGAGTTCGCGCTGCAGGGCACCGGTGCGACGGCGCGCGCGGAAGTGCTCGAATGCACGCCGGCGCGGTACGTCGCGCGCATGCAGGGCGGAATCTTCGCAGAGGGCACCGTCACGTGGACCGCGGTGCCGCGCGGCGCTTCTTGCACCGTTACGTACCGTTTCGACTACCGCGTCCGATATGCCCCGTTCGGCTACGTGATCGACGCGTTCATGGTGCGTCCGCGGCTTCGGCGCCTCGCCCGCGAGCAGGTGAACGCCTGCAAGCATCGCGCCGAGGAATTCGCCGCGCGGGCGGACGCCGCGCCTGCATCGAGCGACGCGATTTAGCCTCGGCGGCCGCACCACAAGACCCCCGCTATACTCTTGTATCCAACGTACAATTCAGGGCGCACTCGCCCTCCCGGAAGGATGTCCTCTTGCCCATCGAATGGCAGATCTCGCGGCTGGACAACGGGCTGCGCGTCGTGACGACGCCGGTGCCGACGGCCCAGTCGGTCAGCGTCAACGTGTTCGTCGGCATCGGCTCGCGCGGCGAGGACCGGCGCACCAACGGTCTCTCGCACTACATGGAGCACATGCTCTTCAAGGGCACGGAGCGCCGTCCCGACGCGATCATGATCGCCGAGGCGATCGAGGGGGCCGGCGGCGTGCTCAACGCCTATACCACGCGCGAGTTGACCTGCTACTGGAACCAGGTCCCCTTCGACAAACTCGGTCAGGCGATGGACGTGCTTGCCGACATGTACCGCAACTCGAAACTGGAGCAGCAGGAGATCGACCGCGAGCGCACCGTCGTCCAGCAGGAGATCCGTCGCTCGTTCGACCAGCCCGGCGCATGGGCATCGGAGTTGCTGTCGCGCGCGACGTTTGGCGACCAGCCGATCGGATGGCCGGTCGCCGGTACGCTCGAGACGGTGGAGGCCATGGCTCACGAAGACTTCGTGGAGCACGTCGCGCAGTATTACGTGCCGTCGAACACCGTCCTCAGCGTCGCCGGTAACACCACGCACGACGAAGTCATGACGCTGACTGAGCAGCTCTACGGCGACATCCCTGCGGCCGACATCGCGCCGCCGCCGGCCGCCGTGATGCAGTTCGCGCCTGAGCGCGTCGTCGTCGAGAAGCGGGAGATCGCGCAGTGCAACATGGGCATCGCGCTGCACGGGGTGGCGCGCCGCGACCCGGAGCGCTACCCGCAGATGGTGATGAACACCGTCCTGGGACGCGGCATGAGTTCGCGCCTGTTCAAGGAGGTGCGGGAACGTCGCGGCCTGGCGTATTCCGTCGGCTCGGGCATGGCGCGGTACACCGATGTCGGCGTCATGAACGTGTCGGCCGGCGTCACGCTGGAGCATCTCGAAGAAGCAACGCGCGTCATCCGCGAGCAACTCTTTTTGCTGGCGACCGATCCGGCGCCGGAGGAGGAAGTGACGAAGGCGCGCGACTTCTCTGTGGGCAACTTTCGCCTCGGGCTCGAGTCGACGATGGCGCTGGCGCAGCGCGCGGGCGAATCGCTGCTGATGAACGGCGAGATCGAGTCGATCGACGATGTCGTGAACGCGATCAACGCCGTGACGCCGTCCGAGGTGCAGCACGTCGCACAGCGGCTCTTCAAGCCGGGCGGCTTCTCGATGGCCGTCGTCGGACCCGGCGGCGATGCCGACCTCCTGCAGGAGATCCTCGACGCGGCGTGATCTGCTCTGGCGTCCAAAACCGGATGGTTTGCATGCGTCGGCCCTACTACCTTAGGTTCGGAGGTGGCACATGAGCACAGTGCTTGACCAAAGGACAACAACCGTACGGACTGCCCACCGCATGACCGTCGACGACGCGCGTTGGCAGGCGGTAGTCGACAAGGATCTGAACGCCGACGGCACCTTCGTCGTGGCGGTCCACTCGACGAAGATCTACTGCCGTCCTTCGTGCCCGTCGCGCCTGCCGCGCCGCCACGGGGTGTCGTTCTTCGCGACAACGGAGATCGCGCGCGATGCGGGCTACCGCGCCTGCCTGCGCTGCCGGCCCGATGCCGGGCCTGAGCGCGACATCCGCGTCCTCGTGCGGCGCGCCTGCGAATTGCTGGACGACGCAGGCGGCGAGCCTGTGACGCTCGCTGAACTCTCCGCAAGCCTCGGCATCGGCGAGCGCGTTTTGCATCGCGCATTCAAGCGTGTGCTGGGTGTCTCTCCGAAGCAGTACGCCGGCTCGCGCCGCGTGTGGCGTCTCAAAGACGGCCTGCGCGCCGGGGGCGGCGTCACGCGCGTCCTCTACGACGCAGGCTACGGTTCGTCGAGCCGCCTGTACGAAGGCGCCGGCGAACACCTCGGCATGACGCCTGCCACGTACGGCCGCAAGGGCCGCGGCGCCGAGATCGCCTACAGCATCGTCCCGTCGCCGCTCGGCAGGCTGCTTGTCGCGGCAACCGCGACCGGCGTGTGCTCGATCATCATCGGCGACAGCGACGGCGGTCTCGAAGCATCGCTGCACAACGAGTTCAGCGCCGCGAAGACGATCACGCGCGACGACGAGAGCATCGGCGAGTGGGTGGCGAACGTGCTGGCGCGGCTCGATCGGCCATCACGCCGCCTTGCGTCGAGCCCGCTGCCGATCGATATTCGCGGGACGGCGTTCCAGCGCCTTGTCTGGCAGGAGTTGATGCGTGTGCCCGCCGGCACGACCCGCACGTACACGCAGATCGCAGAGGCAGTCGCGCGTCCCACGTCGCGGCGCGCCGTTGCTCGCGCCTGCGCCACGAATCCCATCGCGATCGTCGTCCCGTGCCACCGCATCGTCCGTAGCGACGGCGGTCTTGGCGGCTACGCGTACGGTCTCGAGCGCAAGCGCAAGCTCCTGGAGATCGAACAAAGGCCGCAGGTCGCCATCAGGAAGTCGAATCGCTAGATGCAGCGACACTTCACCGTGACGGGCTTCCTCGTCGATGGCGACCGGGCCGCGCTCCACTGGCACCGCAAGAACGGCATGTGGTTGCCGGCCGGCGGCCACATCGAATCGGATGAAGACCCGGTGCAGGCCGTCGTGCGCGAGGTGCGTGAAGAGACGGGCATCGATGCAGAAGTCGTATCGCCGACGACTATGTACGCCTTCACCAGGCCCGCCCAACTGCCGCCGCCGATGCTCATCCTCGTCGAGGACATCGCCGACGGGCCGCACCAGCACATCGACATGATCTACGCGCTGCGTCCTGTCGTGCCGGGTGCCGCGCTTGCTGCCGGGTTCGTGTGGGTCCCCGAAGAGCAACTCCGCGCCGGCGAACCGATAGCGCTCGCATCATGCGGCGTCGACACGCCGGTGGCCGAAGACGTGCGCGTGCTCGCGCTGGAAGCGATCACGATCGTGCGAGAAGCAGGCTAAGCGGCGGTCGCCGCCCGGTCGTCGCTGCGGCGCAGCAACGCGACGAACGCGCTCGAGGTCAGCATCGACGCGAGTCCCGCCGGCAACCAGGTGTTCCATCCGGACTCGGGACCGAACGCGTACTTCAATGTGCCGCCCGCCAGGAATAGCACCGCCGCGATGCCGAAGAGGTACGCGCCGGTGACCAGCGTGCGCCGCGAAGGCCCGCCAAAGGCGTAACGCGCGCCGAGCACGTGCGCACTGGCGATCATCGCGCCCAGCAAGGTCGCCGCGGCGCCAAAGCCGAACGCGCGCACCACGAAGAAGTCGTCCCACGCTTGCTGACATTCGCTCAAGGCGAAGTCGCGGTTCGAACAGAAACGCGCCGGCGCCTTCCACTGGCCCTCGGGCCCGTAGAGGAAGTCCGCACCCAGCACCGAATGGACGGGCAGCGTGATCATCGCGGCGAGTCCAATCGTGATCAGCAATGTTGCGAACAGCGTCGCCGCCGTGAAGTAAAGACGCGCGAAGCGGCGTCCGGCGGTTTCCGGCGGGAACGCCGCCGCGATCTCCTGCGCGCCGCCGAAGCGGGCGATGGCGAGCCGCGCCGCATCGTCCGGCGCAACGCCCTCATCGACATAACGCTCCCACGACTCCCACAGGTGATCTTCGATCTCCGCGACGATGCGGTCGCGTTCGCGTCCGTCGGCCTGGAGGGCGCTTCGCAGTTCGTAGAGATATGCGTCGATCAGTTCGTCGGCGCCCATGCCTTCTCCTTCATCACCGAGCGGACCGCGCGCGAAAACGCGCTCCACTGCCGCTCGCGCCCGCGTAGTTCGGCGGCGCCCTTCATCGTAATCTCGTACAGACGTCGTTTGCGCGCCGCGGCCGTCGACCAGCGACTCTCCAAGAGTCCCTGCTTCTCCAGGCGGTGCAGCGCCGGGTACACCGTGCCCTCCGGCAGGTCGAACGCCCCGCCGCTCTGCCTGCGCAGATCCTCGATGACCGCGTAGCCATGCGCCGGCGCCCGCGCGACGACCGCAAGGAGCATCATCTCCAGGTTGCCCTTGAGCATGTCTGGATTCATACCCAGACAGCCTAGGTATGTGAGGCGCGGCTGTCAAGCGCTGCAACAGAACCGATACCTTCCTGCGGCGAACCTCGTGAGAGTCGTCGCTGCTCTCCGCCTAAGGTGGGTTGTGAGCATTCTTCCGTTCAGTTCGAACGACGGAGCCGCATCACGGCGCGTCGTCGTCATCACCGGCGCGTCCGCCGGCGTCGGGCGTGCCTGCGTCCGCCTGTTTGCCGATGACGGCTGCGACGTCGGCCTGCTCGCCCGGGACGGCGGGCGCCTCGAAGCGGCGAAGCGCGAGGTCGAGGCGTGCGGCGGCCGCGCTTCGATCTTCGCGGGCGATGTTGCCGATACGCAGGCGGTGGAGGACGCAGCGGAGCACTTTGAGCGCGAGTTGGGGCCGATCGACGTCTGGGTCAACAACGCGATGACGTCGGTCTTCTCGCCGGCGCTCGAAATGACACCGGAAGAGTATCGACGCGTGACCGAAGTAACGTACCTGGGCTACGTTTACGGGACGCTCGCCGCCCTGCGTCGGATGGCGCCCCGGGACCGCGGCACGATCGTGCAGGTCGGGTCAGCGCTGGCCTATCGCGGCATTCCGCTTCAGTCGGCGTACTGCGGTGCAAAGCACGCCATCCAGGGCTTCACCGAGTCGGTGCGTTCCGAGCTCTACCACGACCACAGCGCCGTCTGGATCACGAGCGTGCAGATGCCGGCGCTGAACACGCCCCAGTTCTCGTGGGTGCGCAGCCGCCTTCCGCGCAAGGCGCAGCCCGTGCCGCCGATCTATCAGCCGGAGGTGGCCGCGCGTGCCATCGTCTGGGCCTCGAAGCACCGCCGTCGCGAAGTCGTGCCCGCCTGGTCGGTGCTCAAGGTCATCGTCGCCAACCGCATCATGCCGGGCGTCCTCGACCGGCTCGCGGCCAGCGCGTACGAATCGCAGCAGTACGACGGCGCAGCCGATCCCGATCGTGTCGATAACCTCTTCGAAACCGTGCCCGGCAACTATGCGGCGCACGGCGACTTCGATGCGCGCGCCAGCGACACGAGCACGCTGCTCGTGCTGGAGATGCACCGAAACAACATCGCCGTCGCGGGCGCCGTCGGCGTCATCGGCCTGGCCGCTGCGCTGCTCGCGCGTCGCGCCTCATGCGGGGAGAAACCACGATGAGCCTTATTGCGCCCATGATCGCCGGTAGCGTCAGCGGCCTCGTCGCCACGGCGCCGATGACGCTCGCGATGGCCGTGCTGCACGGCCGCTCGCCGTGGAATGCGCGCGATCCCCTGCCGCCGCGCGAGATCACCGAAGAACTCGCCGAACGCACCGGACTCGCCGAATCCATGGACGAAAGGGAAGTCCGCGCGGTGACGACCGCGAATCACTTCGCGTACGGCGCAGCCACCGGATCGTTGTACGGCGTGCTTGCCGACCGTGTCGCCGTCCCGCGCGTCGTCTCAGGCTTGCTGTTCGCCTTGAGCGTCTGGACGATCAGCTATATGGGCTGGTTGCCGGCATTGCGCATCATGCCGCCCGCGACCCAGCAGCCTGCCGACCGCAATGCCGTCATGATCGCCGCGCACGTCGTCTGGGGCATATCGATGGGCCTCGTGCTCTCCGCGATCCGCCGCGACCGCAACGCATGACGGCCGCCACCGATGCGGCGGCGCACTCCGCCGTACCTCCGGGCTGGGATACCAATCCATCCTCCTGGTCGCAGCGTTTGCCGATCGCCGCGATCGCCTTCGCCGGATTTCTCATCGCCGGCTATCTTTCGCTCTGCCAACTCGAGGTTGTCGACGATGTGTGGGAACCGTTCTTCGGCGAAGGCAGCAGCGAGATCCTGAACTCGCGCGTGTCCCGCGCCTTGCCCGTCCCCGACGCCGCGCTCGGCGCGTTCGGCTACCTGGTCGATGTCGTTTCAGGCGTCGTCGGTGGCACACAACGCTGGCGCAAGATGCCTTGGATCGTCGTGCTGTTCGGCGTCGCCGTCGGGCCGCTGGGCGTCGTAAGCGTCATGCTCGTCGTGTTCCAACCAGTGCTTTTCGACGCGTGGTGCACGCTCTGCCTGGCTTCCGCCGCGGCCTCGCTGATCATGATCGGTCCGGCGATGGACGAGGTGCTGGCGAGCCTGCAATATCTTCGACGCGAGCGCGATCGTGGAGCCTCGGTGTGGCGTCGATTCTGGGGGCTGAGTTGAATACGGAGGTTCCGTGGATCTGCGCGTGACCTCGGCCTCGTTCTGGATCCAGGCCGTTGCCGTCGCGGTCGGCATCTGGATCACCGTAGCGCCGGCGGTGCTCGATCTCGATGGCGCCGCGCCCACCAACGGCCACATTGCCGGACCCGTCGTCGTGAGCTTCGCGACGATCGCGCTGTGGGAATGCCTACGAGGCGTTCGACTCGCGTGCGTGATCATCGGGCTCTGGCTTGTGCTGGCGCCCTGGCTGCTTCGCTACGACAGCGCGAGCGGCATCGCCAGCGACATGGCATCCGGTCTCCTCCTCACCGTCGCCGTCCTGCTGTCGGGAAGGACCGTCGCGCGGTTCGGGGGCGGCTGGGCCGCGCTCATCGCACCGCGCGACGACGTGCTACGCCTCCGAGACGAAAAATCGTAATCTTCCGGCATGCTCAGCCTGCAGTTCATCCGTGAGCAGACCGACGTCGTCCGCAAGGCGCTCGAAGCGCGCCACACGGCGGCGCCGCTGGACGATGTGCTCGCGCTCGACGAGCGGCGCCGCGCACTGTTGACGGAGATTGAAGGGCTCCGCGCCGAACAGAACGCCGTCGGCAAGAAGATCGGCGCCGAGAAAGACCCCGACGAGCGCCAGCGCATGATCGGCGAGATGAAATCCGTCGCTGATCGCATCGATGAACTGACGCCGCAACTGCGCGACGTGGATGAACGGCTCAACGCGCTCCTCATGGAGATCCCCAACATCCCCGACCCGGCGACGCCCTATGGCGGCGGCGAGGAGGACAACCGCATCGAGCAGCAACACGGCGAGGAGTACAGCGACCCCTGGCGCAAGCCGCACTACGATCTCGGCGAAGCGTTGGGCATCATCGATTTCGAGCGCGGCGTGAAGATGTCCGGGAGCCGCTTCTACGTGCTCACGGGCGCCGGCGCTCGCCTCCAGCGCGCGCTGATCGCGTTCATGCTGGAGATGCACATCGATAAGCACGGCTACACGGAGATGTACCTGCCTTCGATGGTTAAAGAAGAAGCGATGTGGAAGTCGGGCCAGCTGCCGAAGTTCCGCGACAATCTCTATCGCGACGCCGAGGAAGACTACTGGTTCGTGCCGACGGCGGAAGTGCCGCTCACCAACCTCCACAGCGACGAGATCCTGGAGCCCGGCACTCTCCCGAAGCACTACGTCGCGTGGACCCCGTGCTTTCGCCGCGAAAAGATGAGCGCCGGCCGCGACGTGCGCGGCATCAAGCGCGTGCACCAGTTCGACAAGGTCGAGATGTACAAGTTCTGCGAGCCGGAGAAGTCAGCCGAGGAACTGGAGAGCATGCTCGACGACGCGCTCGACGTCTGCCGCGCGCTCGACCTGCGGTATCGCGTCGTCAGCATCTGCACCGGCGACCTCGGCTTCAATGCAGCGCGCACGTTCGATGTAGAGG
The Dehalococcoidia bacterium DNA segment above includes these coding regions:
- a CDS encoding SRPBCC family protein, which gives rise to MSAVETSESVAATPQEFFDATLATSQIAGYGEWHPAFIGAGLRIVRLTEGAGTAFEFALQGTGATARAEVLECTPARYVARMQGGIFAEGTVTWTAVPRGASCTVTYRFDYRVRYAPFGYVIDAFMVRPRLRRLAREQVNACKHRAEEFAARADAAPASSDAI
- a CDS encoding pitrilysin family protein; the encoded protein is MPIEWQISRLDNGLRVVTTPVPTAQSVSVNVFVGIGSRGEDRRTNGLSHYMEHMLFKGTERRPDAIMIAEAIEGAGGVLNAYTTRELTCYWNQVPFDKLGQAMDVLADMYRNSKLEQQEIDRERTVVQQEIRRSFDQPGAWASELLSRATFGDQPIGWPVAGTLETVEAMAHEDFVEHVAQYYVPSNTVLSVAGNTTHDEVMTLTEQLYGDIPAADIAPPPAAVMQFAPERVVVEKREIAQCNMGIALHGVARRDPERYPQMVMNTVLGRGMSSRLFKEVRERRGLAYSVGSGMARYTDVGVMNVSAGVTLEHLEEATRVIREQLFLLATDPAPEEEVTKARDFSVGNFRLGLESTMALAQRAGESLLMNGEIESIDDVVNAINAVTPSEVQHVAQRLFKPGGFSMAVVGPGGDADLLQEILDAA
- a CDS encoding methylated-DNA--[protein]-cysteine S-methyltransferase, yielding MSTVLDQRTTTVRTAHRMTVDDARWQAVVDKDLNADGTFVVAVHSTKIYCRPSCPSRLPRRHGVSFFATTEIARDAGYRACLRCRPDAGPERDIRVLVRRACELLDDAGGEPVTLAELSASLGIGERVLHRAFKRVLGVSPKQYAGSRRVWRLKDGLRAGGGVTRVLYDAGYGSSSRLYEGAGEHLGMTPATYGRKGRGAEIAYSIVPSPLGRLLVAATATGVCSIIIGDSDGGLEASLHNEFSAAKTITRDDESIGEWVANVLARLDRPSRRLASSPLPIDIRGTAFQRLVWQELMRVPAGTTRTYTQIAEAVARPTSRRAVARACATNPIAIVVPCHRIVRSDGGLGGYAYGLERKRKLLEIEQRPQVAIRKSNR
- a CDS encoding NUDIX domain-containing protein, yielding MQRHFTVTGFLVDGDRAALHWHRKNGMWLPAGGHIESDEDPVQAVVREVREETGIDAEVVSPTTMYAFTRPAQLPPPMLILVEDIADGPHQHIDMIYALRPVVPGAALAAGFVWVPEEQLRAGEPIALASCGVDTPVAEDVRVLALEAITIVREAG
- a CDS encoding permease prefix domain 1-containing protein codes for the protein MGADELIDAYLYELRSALQADGRERDRIVAEIEDHLWESWERYVDEGVAPDDAARLAIARFGGAQEIAAAFPPETAGRRFARLYFTAATLFATLLITIGLAAMITLPVHSVLGADFLYGPEGQWKAPARFCSNRDFALSECQQAWDDFFVVRAFGFGAAATLLGAMIASAHVLGARYAFGGPSRRTLVTGAYLFGIAAVLFLAGGTLKYAFGPESGWNTWLPAGLASMLTSSAFVALLRRSDDRAATAA
- a CDS encoding helix-turn-helix transcriptional regulator: MNPDMLKGNLEMMLLAVVARAPAHGYAVIEDLRRQSGGAFDLPEGTVYPALHRLEKQGLLESRWSTAAARKRRLYEITMKGAAELRGRERQWSAFSRAVRSVMKEKAWAPTN
- a CDS encoding SDR family oxidoreductase, producing MSILPFSSNDGAASRRVVVITGASAGVGRACVRLFADDGCDVGLLARDGGRLEAAKREVEACGGRASIFAGDVADTQAVEDAAEHFERELGPIDVWVNNAMTSVFSPALEMTPEEYRRVTEVTYLGYVYGTLAALRRMAPRDRGTIVQVGSALAYRGIPLQSAYCGAKHAIQGFTESVRSELYHDHSAVWITSVQMPALNTPQFSWVRSRLPRKAQPVPPIYQPEVAARAIVWASKHRRREVVPAWSVLKVIVANRIMPGVLDRLAASAYESQQYDGAADPDRVDNLFETVPGNYAAHGDFDARASDTSTLLVLEMHRNNIAVAGAVGVIGLAAALLARRASCGEKPR
- a CDS encoding DUF1440 domain-containing protein; this translates as MSLIAPMIAGSVSGLVATAPMTLAMAVLHGRSPWNARDPLPPREITEELAERTGLAESMDEREVRAVTTANHFAYGAATGSLYGVLADRVAVPRVVSGLLFALSVWTISYMGWLPALRIMPPATQQPADRNAVMIAAHVVWGISMGLVLSAIRRDRNA
- a CDS encoding vitamin K epoxide reductase family protein translates to MTAATDAAAHSAVPPGWDTNPSSWSQRLPIAAIAFAGFLIAGYLSLCQLEVVDDVWEPFFGEGSSEILNSRVSRALPVPDAALGAFGYLVDVVSGVVGGTQRWRKMPWIVVLFGVAVGPLGVVSVMLVVFQPVLFDAWCTLCLASAAASLIMIGPAMDEVLASLQYLRRERDRGASVWRRFWGLS
- the serS gene encoding serine--tRNA ligase: MLSLQFIREQTDVVRKALEARHTAAPLDDVLALDERRRALLTEIEGLRAEQNAVGKKIGAEKDPDERQRMIGEMKSVADRIDELTPQLRDVDERLNALLMEIPNIPDPATPYGGGEEDNRIEQQHGEEYSDPWRKPHYDLGEALGIIDFERGVKMSGSRFYVLTGAGARLQRALIAFMLEMHIDKHGYTEMYLPSMVKEEAMWKSGQLPKFRDNLYRDAEEDYWFVPTAEVPLTNLHSDEILEPGTLPKHYVAWTPCFRREKMSAGRDVRGIKRVHQFDKVEMYKFCEPEKSAEELESMLDDALDVCRALDLRYRVVSICTGDLGFNAARTFDVEAWAPGVGEWLEISSVSNCTGFQARRANIRFRRAAGAKPEFPHTLNGSGLALPRTMIAIVENYQQEDGSIVVPEVLRKFMGGMERITAAI